The proteins below are encoded in one region of Saccharomyces kudriavzevii IFO 1802 strain IFO1802 genome assembly, chromosome: 5:
- the SPC25 gene encoding kinetochore-associated Ndc80 complex subunit SPC25 (similar to Saccharomyces cerevisiae SPC25 (YER018C); ancestral locus Anc_1.71), whose amino-acid sequence MASIDTFADLEHRMDAFQQDVSQVLARQQDHARQHLQQFQAEMRHLHSQHQHLIDELQQLTAQRAALQQQIRAAQQATNTTREQWRSYHEREGELSRRQSTLAAQSRELDLLLQQRSEECAQLRARWAAQMGNDASEVALYERLLQLRVVPGAGDARDLRFVFGDDARCWVEVTMHGDHVLGACHPELVPEHRATLEHVLAVEGDLGAFLVVARDMLLASL is encoded by the coding sequence ATGGCGAGTATAGACACGTTTGCGGACCTCGAGCACCGAATGGACGCGTTCCAGCAGGACGTGTCCCAGGTACTGGCACGTCAACAAGACCACGCGCGCCAGCACTTGCAGCAGTTCCAAGCAGAAATGCGCCACTTACACTCTCAACATCAACACCTCATAGATGAACTGCAACAGCTCACCGCTCAGCGCGCCGCTCTGCAGCAACAGATCCGTGCCGCCCAGCAGGCCACCAACACCACCAGAGAACAGTGGAGAAGCTATCACGAGCGTGAAGGAGAGTTATCTAGACGACAGTCGACGCTGGCAGCTCAATCGCGCGAGCTGGACTTGCTGCTGCAACAGCGAAGTGAAGAGTGCGCCCAATTGCGTGCACGCTGGGCTGCACAAATGGGTAACGACGCCTCAGAGGTCGCGCTGTACGAGCGGCTGCTGCAACTGCGGGTAGTACCGGGGGCCGGTGACGCACGCGATCTGCGGTTCGTGTTTGGTGATGACGCACGTTGCTGGGTCGAGGTCACGATGCACGGAGATCACGTGCTCGGAGCGTGTCACCCGGAACTTGTCCCAGAGCACCGGGCAACACTTGAGCACGTGCTCGCCGTCGAGGGCGACCTTGGGGCGTTTCTGGTCGTGGCACGCGATATGCTTTTGGCATCTCTATAA
- the RPN3 gene encoding proteasome regulatory particle lid subunit RPN3 (similar to Saccharomyces cerevisiae RPN3 (YER021W); ancestral locus Anc_7.502): MASAAVMMDVDSSGANDLHHSERKYAEQDQIQELLNVLNEISKTTITLDPRYIWRSLKDLSSLRNQELLNAETLSFTVNVLYPDSSSFKKNLLKFINSNHKSSVSDSDELRNSYPASFYSVNTEQKTIEVTPEINCFIHLLVQLFLWDSKQLQELVRFNRKVVIPKLLCFYNLRSLNLINAKLWFYIYLSHETLLRSSAENDDDNQNIILRSTMMKFLKIASLKHDNETKAMLINLILRDFLNNGEVDSASDFISKLEFPHIDVSSTLEARYFFYLSKINAIQLDYSTANEYIIAAIRKAPHNSKSLGFLQQSNKLHCCIQLLMGDIPELSFFHQSNMQKSLLPYYHLTKTVKLGDLKKFTSTITKYKQLLLKDDTYQLCVRLRSNVIKTGIRIISLTYKKISLRDICLKLNLDSEQTVEYMVSRAIRDSVIEAKINHEDGFIETTELLNIYDSEDPQQVFDERIKFANQLHDEYLVSMRYPEDKKTQQNEGNENGGNDDDILDGDLMDDMSDISDLDDLGFL, from the coding sequence ATGGCTAGCGCTGCAGTAATGATGGACGTGGACTCCTCTGGGGCCAACGATTTGCATCATTCAGAGAGGAAATATGCTGAACAAGACCAAATTCAGGAGCTTCTAAACGTGTTGAACGAGATCTCCAAAACCACCATCACATTGGATCCCAGATACATATGGAGGAGTTTGAAGGACTTGAGCTCTTTGAGAAACCAAGAGCTTTTGAATGCAGAAACCCTATCTTTCACGGTGAATGTCCTATACCCCGATTCCTCGtcgttcaaaaaaaacctactcaaattcattaattCCAACCACAAATCATCGGTATCGGACTCAGATGAGCTTAGAAACTCGTATCCGGCTTCCTTTTATTCAGTAAACACCGAGCAAAAGACCATTGAAGTGACACCCGAAATTAATTGCTTTATCCATTTATTGGTTCAATTGTTTTTATGGGACAGTAAGCAATTACAGGAATTGGTGCGGTTCAATAGGAAGGTCGTTATTCCAAAACTCTTGTGTTTTTACAACTTACGTTCCTTAAATTTGATCAACGCTAAGTTGTGGTTTTACATATATTTGAGCCACGAAACACTATTGCGTAGCTCCGCGgaaaatgatgacgatAATCAAAACATAATCCTAAGATCCACTatgatgaaattcttgaagattGCCTCTTTGAAACACGACAACGAGACTAAAGCCATGCTGATTAACCTGATTCTGagagattttttgaataacgGTGAGGTTGACAGCGCGTCTGATTTCATCTCCAAATTGGAATTCCCACATATAGACGTTTCCAGCACATTAGAGGCAAGGTACTTTTTCTACTTATCCAAAATCAATGCTATTCAATTGGACTATTCCACCGCAAATGAATACATAATTGCGGCCATTAGAAAAGCTCCTCATAACTCCAAAAGTTTGGGATTTTTACAACAATCAAACAAGTTACATTGTTGTATTCAGTTACTAATGGGTGATATTCCAGAATTATCATTTTTCCATCAATCTAATATGCAAAAATCCCTTCTACCTTATTACCATTTAACCAAGACCGTTAAATTAGgtgacttgaaaaaatttacatCCACAATCACAAAGTACAAGCAACTTCTATTGAAAGACGACACTTATCAACTATGTGTAAGATTAAGATCTAATGTTATCAAAACAGGCATTAGAATCATCTCTTTAAcctataaaaaaatttcattaagGGACATTTGTTTGAAACTGAATTTGGATTCAGAACAAACTGTAGAATACATGGTTTCGAGAGCTATTAGGGATAGTGTTATTGAAGCCAAGATCAACCACGAGGATGGCTTTATTGAAACGACAGAATTACTAAACATTTATGACAGTGAAGATCCCCAGCAAGTATTCGATGAAAGAATTAAATTTGCCAACCAGTTACACGATGAATACCTTGTTTCCATGAGGTACCCTGAGGATAAAAAGACTCAACAGAATGAAGGAAATGAGAACGGCggaaatgatgatgacataCTTGATGGCGATTTAATGGATGATATGTCTGATATCTCGGATCTCGACGATTTAGGGTTTTTATAA
- the BIM1 gene encoding microtubule-binding protein BIM1 (similar to Saccharomyces cerevisiae BIM1 (YER016W); ancestral locus Anc_7.167): MSAGIGESRTELLTWLNALLNLNYKKIEECGTGAAYCQIMDSIYGDLPMNRVKFNATAEYEFQTNYKILQSCFSRHGIEKTVYVDKLIRCKFQDNLEFLQWLKKHWIRLKDESAYDPDARRKYRPITTNNSATKTRTTSNPTSTRRSSSTGTGSAVPGSLSTRHTSLGVNTSRKTSVTQTQLVAMQAELSKAQETIGSLNDETEQYKGTVSTLEIEREFYFNKLRDIEILVHTTQDLINEGVYKFDDETISGHGNGNGGALLRFVKKVESILYATAEGFEMNGGEGEMDEKYVGEHGTVPNENGYENINDNDNKDGNRDVIMQNDGSEVGMSNNLIIDEETF; this comes from the coding sequence ATGAGTGCGGGAATTGGCGAATCACGTACAGAGTTACTTACATGGCTGAATGCACTTCTCAACCtaaattacaaaaaaattgaagaatgtGGGACTGGGGCAGCATATTGCCAAATAATGGATTCAATTTATGGAGACTTGCCGATGAACAGAGTTAAATTCAATGCTACGGCAGAATACGAGTTTCAAACAAACTATAAAATCTTACAGAGTTGTTTTAGTAGACATGGCATTGAGAAAACAGTATATGTTGATAAGTTAATCAGATGTAAATTTCAAGATAATTTAGAGTTTTTGCAATGGTTGAAGAAGCACTGGATTCGACTCAAAGATGAAAGCGCGTATGATCCAGATGCAAGACGTAAGTACCGTCCAATCACGACGAATAACAGCGCAACTAAGACGCGGACAACATCCAATCCTACCAGCACAAGAAGGTCGTCAAGCACAGGAACAGGCAGCGCCGTGCCAGGAAGTTTGTCAACAAGACATACATCGCTGGGGGTGAACACCAGCAGAAAAACTAGTGTTACGCAGACTCAATTGGTGGCAATGCAAGCAGAGTTATCCAAGGCTCAGGAAACAATTGGTTCCCTGAATGATGAAACAGAACAGTACAAGGGGACAGTAAGCACtttggaaattgaaagagaaTTTTACTTCAACAAACTGCGTGATATTGAGATACTCGTCCATACCACGCAAGATCTCATTAATGAGGGCGTTTacaaatttgatgatgaaaccATCTCGGGTCACGGTAACGGAAATGGAGGAGCTTTATTACGGTTTGTTAAGAAGGTGGAAAGCATATTGTACGCTACTGCGGAAGGATTTGAAATGAATGGTGGTGAGGGGGAAATGGATGAGAAATATGTTGGCGAACATGGCACTGTGCCGAATGAGAACGGGTATGAGAACATCAATGACAACGACAACAAAGACGGTAATCGTGATGTGATAATGCAAAATGACGGAAGTGAGGTTGGAATGAGCAACAATTTGATTATCGACGAGGAAACGTTTTGA
- the AFG3 gene encoding AAA family ATPase AFG3 (similar to Saccharomyces cerevisiae AFG3 (YER017C); ancestral locus Anc_7.168) → MMMWQRCARGAPRSWTSLSFSKASVRSIVKPVPRPRVQVHRHLQAFSGLATSNTVYRAASIRSLHASVMRSNENKTSKDGREKENIDNDNDNDNNNNNKKEDDKGKKSEFSSPSEYFKSREFANTMFLTVGFTIIFSLLTPSNDSGNDSNHVLTFQDFKTKYLEKGLVSKIHVVNKFLVEAELVNTKQVVSFTIGSVDVFEEQMDQIQDSLNISSRDRIPIKYIERSSPFTFLFPFLPTIILLGGLYFITRKINSSPPNASGGGLGGMFNVGKSKAKLFNKETDIKISFKNVAGCDEAKQEIMEFVHFLKNPAKYTKLGAKIPRGAILSGPPGTGKTLLAKATAGEANVPFLSVSGSEFVEMFVGVGASRVRDLFTQARSMAPSIIFIDEIDAIGKERGKGGALGGANDEREATLNQLLVEMDGFTTSDQVVVLAGTNRPDVLDNALMRPGRFDRHIQIDSPDVNGRQQIYLVHLKRLNLDPLLTDDMGNLSGKLATLTPGFTGADIANACNEAALIAARHNDPYITIHHFEQAIERVIAGLEKKTRVLSKEEKKSVAYHEAGHAVCGWFLKYADPLLKVSIIPRGQGALGYAQYLPPDQYLISKEQFRHRMIMALGGRVSEELHFPSVTSGAHDDFKKVTQMANAMVTSLGMSPKIGYLSFDQNDGNFKVNKPFSNKTARTIDLEVKSIVDDAHRDCTELLAKNLDKVDLVAKELLRKEAITREDMIRLLGPRPFKERNEAFEKYLDPKNTEPPAAPATTN, encoded by the coding sequence atgatgatgtggCAACGATGTGCAAGGGGTGCGCCACGCTCATGGACATCACTCTCATTCAGTAAAGCAAGCGTTAGGTCAATCGTAAAGCCAGTACCGCGCCCACGTGTGCAGGTCCATCGGCACTTGCAGGCTTTCTCCGGTCTGGCAACCAGCAACACAGTGTATCGTGCCGCCTCCATTCGTTCCTTGCATGCCTCGGTAATGAGGTCCAATGAGAACAAAACATCCAAGGACGGCAGAGAGAAGGAGAAcattgataatgataatgataatgataataataataataacaagaaggaagacGACAAGGGGAAAAAGAGCGAGTTTAGCTCGCCATCCGAGTACTTCAAGTCCAGGGAATTTGCAAACACAATGTTTTTAACCGTCGGGTTCACAATAATATTCAGTTTACTGACGCCTTCAAATGATTCCGGAAACGATTCTAATCACGTTTTGACCTTCCAGGatttcaaaacaaaatacTTGGAAAAGGGCCTTGTGTCCAAGATTCATGTCGTCAATAAATTCCTCGTAGAGGCAGAATTGGTCAACACAAAGCAGGTCGTCTCATTCACCATCGGCTCCGTGgatgtttttgaagagCAAATGGACCAGATCCAGGACAGTTTGAATATCTCATCTCGAGACCGCATCCCAATTAAATACATTGAGAGGTCCTCTCCTTTCACCTTTCTCTTCCCCTTCCTACCCACCATCATCTTGCTTGGCGGTCTATATTTCATAACaaggaaaataaatagTTCGCCTCCCAACGCTAGCGGTGGAGGCCTTGGCGGTATGTTCAATGTAGGCAAATCGAAAGCAAAGCTGTTCAATAAGGAAACAGACATTaagatttctttcaagaatgTCGCGGGCTGTGACGAAGCCAAACAAGAAATTATGGAgtttgttcattttttgaaaaatccgGCCAAGTATACTAAGCTGGGCGCCAAGATTCCTCGAGGCGCTATTCTTTCCGGACCGCCAGGTACCGGTAAGACTCTTTTGGCTAAGGCCACTGCAGGTGAGGCAAACGTGCCGTTCTTATCCGTGTCAGGTTCCGAGTTTGTCGAGATGTTTGTCGGGGTGGGTGCTTCTCGTGTAAGGGACCTGTTCACTCAAGCAAGATCCATGGCTCCCtctatcatttttataGATGAAATTGACGCTATCGGTAAAGAAAGAGGCAAGGGTGGCGCTCTTGGTGGAGCGAACGATGAAAGAGAGGCTACATTAAACCAGCTGTTAGTGGAAATGGACGGTTTCACTACTTCTGACCAAGTTGTCGTCCTTGCGGGTACTAATAGACCCGACGTACTGGATAACGCCCTAATGAGACCGGGAAGATTTGACAGACATATTCAAATTGATTCGCCCGATGTGAATGGTAGACAACAAATCTATCTGGTTCATCTGAAAAGGCTCAATCTAGATCCCCTTCTCACAGATGACATGGGTAATCTTTCTGGGAAACTGGCCACATTGACTCCGGGTTTCACCGGTGCAGATATCGCCAATGCTTGTAATGAGGCTGCTTTGATTGCTGCCAGACACAATGACCCGTACATCACAATACACCATTTTGAACAGGCCATTGAGAGAGTCATTGCTGGGCTGGAGAAGAAGACAAGAGTTCTCTCCaaggaggaaaagaagtCTGTGGCTTACCATGAAGCCGGCCATGCGGTCTGCGGTtggtttttgaaatacGCCGATCCACTTTTGAAAGTGAGCATTATCCCACGTGGTCAAGGCGCTCTTGGCTATGCTCAATACTTGCCACCAGACCAATATTTGATATCCAAGGAACAATTCAGACATAGAATGATCATGGCTCTTGGTGGCCGTGTCTCTGAAGAACTACATTTCCCCTCAGTGACAAGCGGTGCTCATGacgatttcaaaaaagtaaCTCAGATGGCAAACGCAATGGTCACATCTCTAGGGATGTCGCCCAAGATTGGCTACCTATCATTCGATCAAAATGACGGAAATTTCAAGGTTAACAAACCATTCAGTAATAAGACGGCAAGAACTATTGACTTGGAAGTTAAATCCATAGTGGATGATGCTCACCGAGATTGTACAGAATTGCTAGCCAAAAATTTAGACAAAGTCGATCTTGTCGCCAAAGAACTGCTGCGTAAGGAGGCTATCACCAGAGAGGATATGATTAGATTATTAGGACCGAGACCGTTCAAAGAAAGGAACGAggcttttgaaaaatacttaGATCCAAAGAATACTGAACCGCCCGCTGCACCTGCGACAACCAACTAA
- the GPA2 gene encoding guanine nucleotide-binding protein subunit alpha (similar to Saccharomyces cerevisiae GPA2 (YER020W); ancestral locus Anc_7.496), with product MGLCASSEKNGNSSDTPATSARSGSAGRAKVSSQQQPQGHPQSTARTASTVSQQQEQQEQQQQHRPPVHDAKNNSISINNAISPTATANTSGSQQINIDSALRDRSTNGPAQPTVSDASSGSNGKEFKVLLLGAGESGKSTVLQQLKILHQNGFTEQEIKEYIPLIYQNLLEIGRSIIQARTKFSVNLEPDCDLTQQDLAKVLSYEVPNNYTRQFPTDIAAVISKLWALPSTQTLIDGPNASKFYLMDSTPYFMENFTRVTSPNYRPTQQDILRSGQMTSGIFDTVIDMGSDIKMHIYDVGGQRSERKKWIHCFDNVTLVIFCVSLSEYDQALMEDKNQNRFQESLVLFDNIVNSRWFARTSVVLFLNKIDLFAEKLGKVPMQNYFPDYTGGSDINKAAKYILWRFVQLNRANLSIYPHVTQATDTSNIKLVFAAIKETILENTLKDSGVLQ from the coding sequence ATGGGTCTCTGCGCATCTTCAGAAAAGAACGGCAACAGTTCTGATACGCCGGCCACCAGCGCTCGCAGTGGCAGCGCTGGCAGAGCAAAGGTATCATCCCAGCAGCAGCCGCAAGGGCATCCGCAGAGTACTGCAAGGACCGCCAGCACAGTCAGTCAGCAACAGGAGCAACAggagcagcagcagcaacacCGGCCGCCCGTGCATGATGCTAAGAACAACAGTATCAGCATCAACAACGCGATATCTCCTACGGCTACGGCAAACACCAGCGGATCACAGCAGATCAACATCGACTCGGCCCTAAGGGACCGGTCGACGAATGGACCGGCCCAGCCGACGGTGTCGGATGCGTCAAGTGGCAGCAACGGCAAGGAATTCAAAGTACTGTTATTGGGTGCCGGTGAGAGCGGTAAGTCCACCGTATTGCAGCAGTTGAAGATTTTGCACCAGAACGGATTTACCGAGCAGGAAATTAAAGAGTACATTCCCCTGATCTACCAGAACTTGTTGGAGATAGGGAGAAGCATCATCCAAGCAAGAACAAAGTTCAGCGTCAACTTGGAGCCGGACTGCGATCTGACACAGCAGGACCTGGCCAAAGTTCTGTCCTACGAAGTGCCCAATAACTACACGCGTCAATTCCCGACGGATATCGCGGCCGTGATATCCAAACTATGGGCCTTGCCCTCCACACAGACTCTGATCGACGGCCCCAATGCATCGAAGTTCTATTTGATGGATTCCACCCCTTACTTCATGGAAAACTTCACCAGGGTCACTTCGCCCAATTACAGGCCCACCCAGCAGGACATACTGAGGTCAGGACAGATGACGTCGGGGATCTTCGACACCGTCATCGACATGGGCTCGGACATCAAGATGCATATCTACGACGTGGGCGGCCAGCGTtcggaaagaaagaaatggatCCACTGCTTCGATAACGTCACGTTGGTCATCTTTTGCGTTTCCCTGTCGGAGTACGACCAGGCGTTGATGGAGGACAAAAACCAGAACCGGTTCCAGGAATCACTGGTACTCTTCGACAATATCGTCAACAGCAGATGGTTCGCCCGCACATCGGTCGTACTCTTCCTGAATAAAATCGATCTGTTTGCTGAAAAACTAGGTAAGGTGCCCATGCAAAATTACTTCCCGGACTACACGGGCGGGTCCGACATCAATAAGGCCGCCAAGTACATTCTTTGGAGATTTGTTCAGTTGAACAGGGCAAATCTAAGCATATATCCTCACGTAACCCAAGCCACAGATACTTCGAACATCAAATTGGTATTTGCCGCCATCAAGGAAACTATCCTAGAAAACACTTTGAAAGACTCTGGAGTACTGCAATAA
- the SBH2 gene encoding Arf family guanine nucleotide exchange factor SBH2 (similar to Saccharomyces cerevisiae SBH2 (YER019C-A) and SBH1 (YER087C-B); ancestral locus Anc_7.369), translating into MAASVPPGGQRILQKRRQAQSIKEKQAKQTPTSTRQAGFGGSSSSILKFYTDEASGLRVDSLVVLFLSVGFIFSVIALHLLAKFTHII; encoded by the coding sequence ATGGCAGCTTCAGTTCCACCAGGGGGTCAGCGTATCTTACAAAAGAGAAGACAGGCACAATCCATCAAGGAGAAGCAAGCAAAGCAAACTCCCACTTCCACAAGACAGGCTGGTTTTGGTGGGTCGTCCAGCTCAATTTTGAAGTTCTACACAGATGAGGCCAGTGGGCTCAGGGTCGACTCTCTTGTCGTTTTGTTTCTGTCGGTCGGGTTCATCTTCTCTGTCATTGCTCTACATCTATTGGCGAAATTTACACACattatataa
- the ISC1 gene encoding inositol phosphosphingolipid phospholipase (similar to Saccharomyces cerevisiae ISC1 (YER019W); ancestral locus Anc_1.70) yields MSDNNNAYSIKFLTFNTWGLKYVSKHRKERLRAIADKLAGHSTLVPIAEELSPGGGEGSDNEEYDVIALQEVWCVEDWKYLASACASKYPHQRLFHSGILTGPGLAILSKVPIESTFLYRFPINGRPSAVFRGDWYVGKSVAITVLNTGTRPIAIMNSHMHAPYAKQGDAAYLCHRSCQAWDFSKLIKLYREAGYAVIVVGDLNSRPGSLPHKFLTQEAGLIDSWEQLHGKQDLTSISRLCPLQQLLKGCTTCDSLLNTWRAQRQPDEACRLDYALIDPDFLQTVNAGVRFTERIPHLDCSVSDHFAYSCTLNVLPQGTETRPSTSAKRGKPRDRQLILQRYSNYETMIECIHAYMKTARRQKFFRGLHFWASILLLIGSLVVTTFTANKAGWSSIFWVLFAIAVSISGTIDGGISFLFGRSEIRALTEVEQEVLDAEHHIQTFLSEK; encoded by the coding sequence ATGTCCGACAATAACAATGCGTATTCCATAAAGTTTCTAACGTTCAACACATGGGGGCTGAAGTACGTCTCCAAGCACCGCAAAGAAAGGCTCAGGGCAATCGCGGATAAGTTGGCGGGCCACTCGACGCTGGTCCCGATAGCAGAGGAGCTATCACCCGGTGGCGGCGAAGGCAGTGACAACGAAGAGTACGACGTGATTGCCTTGCAGGAGGTCTGGTGTGTGGAAGACTGGAAGTACCTTGCTTCCGCCTGTGCCTCTAAGTACCCGCACCAGCGTCTGTTCCATTCCGGGATTTTGACGGGCCCTGGTTTGGCCATATTGTCCAAGGTGCCCATAGAGTCGACCTTCCTTTACCGGTTCCCCATCAATGGCCGACCAAGTGCCGTGTTCCGCGGCGACTGGTACGTCGGGAAGTCTGTAGCTATCACTGTGCTGAACACGGGCACGCGCCCCATTGCGATCATGAACAGTCACATGCACGCTCCATATGCCAAGCAGGGTGATGCCGCCTACTTGTGTCACAGATCTTGTCAGGCCTGGGACTTCAGCAAGCTCATCAAGCTCTACCGAGAGGCCGGATACGCGGTAATTGTGGTGGGTGACTTGAACTCCAGACCAGGGTCGCTGCCCCACAAGTTCCTCACGCAGGAGGCCGGCCTGATCGACTCTTGGGAACAATTGCACGGGAAGCAGGATCTGACATCAATATCACGTCTTTGTCCACTACAACAGTTGCTCAAGGGTTGCACCACGTGCGATTCGCTGCTCAACACGTGGAGGGCCCAAAGACAGCCCGACGAGGCCTGCAGACTGGACTATGCGCTCATCGACCCTGATTTCTTGCAAACAGTAAATGCAGGCGTCAGGTTCACCGAGAGGATTCCGCATCTGGACTGCAGCGTTTCTGACCACTTTGCGTACTCATGTACCTTGAATGTGCTCCCCCAGGGCACAGAGACCCGCCCCTCCACCTCCGCCAAGCGGGGGAAGCCCCGTGACAGACAGCTGATCTTGCAAAGATACTCCAACTACGAAACCATGATAGAATGCATTCACGCATACATGAAAACCGCCAGAAGACAGAAATTCTTCCGCGGACTGCACTTCTGGGCCTCGATACTGCTGCTGATTGGGTCATTGGTCGTGACCACGTTCACCGCCAACAAGGCAGGCTGGTCGTCCATCTTCTGGGTCCTCTTTGCCATAGCCGTCTCGATTTCGGGCACCATCGACGGCGGCATTTCGTTTTTGTTCGGAAGGTCTGAGATCAGGGCGCTGACTGAGGTCGAACAAGAAGTCCTGGATGCGGAACACCATATACAAACCTTTCTAAGCGAAAAATGA